The segment GCGGGTCACCATCGAGGGACCTCGCGGCGAACTGTCCGCGGTCCTCGACACCCCGGCGAAGCGAGACGGCCCGTTCGGCTTGATCGTCGTCGTCCACGACGCGGGGCCGGCGCAGGCCCGCACCGACCGCGACAAGCCGCTGTGGAACGCCTACGCGAAGGCCGGTTTCGCCATCCTCTCGTGGGACAAGCCCGGTGTCGACGGCGCCTCGGGGAACTGGCTGGATCAGTCGATGCACGATCGCGCTGCCGAGGTGGAGGCGGCGATCTCGTGGGCGTACACCCGTCCCGACCTGGACACCACGCGTCTGGGTGTGTGGGGCATCGGGGAGGCCGGCTGGGTGGTGCCGCAGGTGCTCGCCGCTCGCAACGACATCGGTTTCGCAGTCCTCGTCGGACCGGCGATCAACTGGTTGCGGCAGGACGAGTTCGCGTTGCGCGCCGACCTCGCAGCCCGGCAGGCGAAGCCCGCCGAGGCGGCCGTCGAACTCGATCGTCGCGCTCGCCGGGTGGCACTGCTGAAGGACGGAGCCGACTATCGGCGCTACGTCGCATCGCGCATCGACCCGACGCCGATGTCCGCGGCGCAGTGGGGTTTCGCCGCACGCAATTTCCGCGCCGACGCGACGGCATCGCTGAGCCGGATCTCGGTGCCGTTGCTGTTGGTTCTCGGCGGCGAGGATCGCTACGCCGACGTGAACGAGACCGAGGCGGTGTACCGCCGGAAGGTGCAGCCCTCGGTGCTGACGATCAAGCGGTTCAGCGAGGCCACGCACGCCATCACGCGCAAGGGCATCGAGTACCGGAGCGACTTCCGCGTGTCCGCACGTGAAATCTTCGCTCCGTCGACCGTGTACGCGCCCGGATACCTCGACGCGTTGCGAATCTTCGCCCAGCGCAACACCAAGTGACTCCGATTCGCGCGCACCGGACGTTCAGCGAATCGCTGACGCACCGGGTACGGTGGTTCTCGTACCTCCCGTTCACTACAGAAAGGCACGGTTCCGATGGACTCCGCACTGTGGGCAACCCTGACTGACCACCCTCAGCTTCTCGAGCTTCTGAAGTCCGTTTTCTCGGGCGTTCAGTAAGAGTTCGGCATCGAGAGCGCCTCGCCCGGTTTCGGGCGAGGCGCTCTCTGTCGTTGTCGGGGTTCAGACCAGGTCGAGGCGTCGCGCCATGTCGGAGACGAAGACCCCGTCCGGATCCACCGCGCGACGGACCCGCCGCCATTCATCGATCCGCGGGTACATCGTATGAAAGGTCTCGGCAGAGGTGACCGAGTCCTTCGCCGAGTAGAGGCGTCCGCCGGCGTCGAGGACCATCCTGTCGAGCCGGGTGGTGAGGCGGTGCAGGTCGGGACCGATCGCGAAATCGAAGGTCGCCGTCACACCGGGCATCGGGAACGACAGCGGTGCCCGGTTGCCGTCGCCGAACATCTTGAGGACGTTGACGAAACTGGCGTGACCCGACTCCTTGACGGTTCGCAGGATCGGAGCGAACTCGTCGAGTGATTCGTGGGGCAGCACGAACTGGTACTGCAGGAAGCCGTTCGGTCCGTAGAAGCGGTTCCACTCGCCCATGAAGTCGAGCGGATGCAGGAACTGGGAGATGTTGAGGATCTTCCCGTCGAACGTCGATCCGGTGCGGAAGTAGCCCTTGGACATCAGCCCGAAGGTCAGCCGATTGCCGAGCCCGCTGGGGAAGACGTCCGGGACCGTCAGGTACTGCGGGGCGTCGAACTTCAGCGGGTGACGCCGCAGTCGCGCGGGCAGTTCGTCGCGGGTGGCGAGTCGGCCGCGGGTGAAGTAGCCGCGACCCAGCGTGTCACCGCCGGAGACGGCGTCGAACCAGCCCGCGCTGTAGTCGGCGTCGGCGTTCCATTCGTCGCGGTGCAGGTCGATGGTCTCCCGCAGTCCCCCGGTGACGACGCCGTCGGCCAGGAAGTAGGCCGTCTCGGTCCGTTGCAGGCGGAGCCGGGCGCGCAGCACGATCCCGGTGAGGCCCATCCCGCCGACCGTCGCCCAGAACAGTTCACCGCCGGGATCCTGGGCATCTCCGTCGGGGGTCAATTCGCGGATCCGGCCGTCCGCGGTGAGCAGTCGGAGACCGAGGACCTGATTGCCGAAGCTGCCCGTGCTGTGGTGGCTCTTGCCGTGGATGTCGTGGGCGATGGCGCCGCCGATCGTCACCTGCCGGGTGCCGGGCAGGACCGGCAGCCACAGCCCCAGCGGCAGAATCATCCGCATTAGCGCGTCGAGGGACACCCCGGCGTCGACGTCGGCGACGAGTTCGTCCGCGTCCACACTGTGCACCCGCTGCAGCGGTGTCATGTCGACGGTGAGACCGCCGCTGTTCTGTGCCGACTCGTTGTATGAGCGTCCCAGGCCGCGGGCGATGACGCCGCGCCCGTCGGACTCACGCACCGCGCGGGCGATGACGTCGACGTCCGGGGTCGAGAGCACCGACGCGGCGGTCGTGTTGGTCCGCGACCAACCGCTGATCGATCGGGTCCGAATGGGCAGTTCCAGTTATTCAGTCACTCGCCGCAACCTATTCGGGTGGGCTGAGCCGGGATTCAGACCCGCCTGTGTGTCGCCTGTGCGTCAGCGGGCTCCCACCGACTGGCGCCGGTAGTCGTCGGTAGAGAGTGCCTCGACGGCCGATCGATGCCATTCGCCGCGGTCATGGGCCTTGGTGGCCAGCACCGCGGGTCCGTGGACGGCGACCGCGTAGGCGCGGTCGCGCGCCGTCGTCACGCTGCCCGCCGGATACTTCTGCGCCATCGTCCGCAGGTAGTCGTCCCCGGCTCGGGTGCGCCCGAAGCGCGCTCGGAGGACTCCGGCGGCCAGCAGCACGCCGACCATCAACACGAGCGGCACGATGACGTCCACCCCGCCTCCGTCGACGAGGATGAGGATCGCCACCACCGCCAGCAGGACCAGCACGGCGCCGAGCGGTGCCAGCACGAGCCGCCGATCGTGTTTGCTCGCGAGGAGGTCGCGGCCGATGAGGTAGTCGGTCATCTGTCCCAGGTGGTCGTGCGTCGCGGCGCTGACGGCCTCGACGGTCGGGCTGGTCAGGACGCGTCCGCGCTGTGCCACGTAGGCCGTATAGGCGTCGCCGCCCACCGCTTCGGCGGACCGGTGGCCGTGTTCGTCGGCCGACTCGTCGAGCCAGAGGAGTGCGACGGCGACGGCATAGCGGTGCCCGTACAGGCAGCCGACCTCGGTGGGCGTGAGGTCTCGGCCCGGGGACGGCACCCGCTTGCGCCACAGGAGGAACTGCCGCCACGCGAAGGTCGCACAGACGATCAGAAGCACGGCGACATAGAGACGAGTCAACGCTTCAGGGTTCCCGACAAAGCCCATCGCACCAGGGTGTCACATCCTTCGATCGTGCGACAGTGATCCGTGCACCCGCGGCACGAATCAGGGGAGGTCGCGGCCCGCCGAACGCAGGAAGTCGCCGCTGACCTGCACGGCCGGGGCGGAGCTGTCACCGCCGACGACGAGGGTCGCGAACGCGACGTCGCCGATGATTCCGGTGAACCAGCCGTGCGCGTGCTTGTTGTCCCCGAACTCCGCCGTTCCGGTCTTGCCGCCGAGCCCGGCGATGTCGCGCAGCGCGGTCGCGGTGCCTGCCGTGACGGTCTCCCGCATCATCGAGCGCAGGGCGTCGGCGACGTTCGGGGGAACGTCCTGCGGCTTGGTGTTCTCTCCGGTGCCGAGGCCCTGGATCAGGGTGGGCGTCACGGTGCGGCGGGCGGCGAGGCTCGCCTCCACCATCGCCATGCCGAACGGAGAGGCGGTGACGGCTCCCTGCCCGATGCCGCTCTCGACCTTCTGCGCGTCGTTCTTCGCGGCAGGCACCGAGCCGGTGATGGTCGTGAGCCCGGGAATCGTGTAGTCGACGCCGAGCCCGAACATCCTCGCGGTGTCGGTGAGCGCGGTGTCACCGAGCTTCGTCGACAACCCCGCCATCGTGGTGTTGCACGAGCGCGCGAAGGCCGTGTGCAGCGGGACTGTCCCGAGGTCGAACTCGTCCTCGTTGGGGATCACGCGATCGCCGAACCGCTGTCTGCCCGGGCACTTCAGCATCGAGTCCGGCTTCACGATGCCCGCGCGGAGCGCCGCGGCCGTGGTGATGGTCTTGAACGTGGACCCCGGCGGGTAGAGACCGGTGAGCGCCACCGGTCCCTGTTTGTCGGCGGCGGCGTTCTGCGCGACCGCCAGGATGCCGCCGGTCGACGGCCGGATCGCCACCAGCATCGTGGGACGCTTCTCCTTCGTGACCGCCGCGGCCGCCGCCCGCATCAGCGCCACGTCGAGGGTGGTCTCGACCGGAGTCGGGGTACGGCCGTCGAAGGTCCGCACCTGGCCGGTCGGCTTCCCCTTCGCGTCGACCAGGAGCACAGTGGCGCCGGCGGCGTCGTCGATGGACGCGCGCCATTTCTCCTCGAGACCCGACACGACCGGGGAGTTCAAGTCTTTGGTCGCGGTGAGCAGGCGCCCCTCGGTACGCGTGGTGACGCCGGCGATGCGGTCGAGCCGGCCCACCTTCTTCGCGTCAGCCGCCCGCAGCGAGACGACCGTGACGGGCGTCTTCGCCTTCGCCAGATCGGCGCGGATCGACGCGGAGGTGATCGACGGGGCCACCGGCTTCAGTCTGGTCGCCAGCTCCCCCGCCGAGTCCGCGCGACTCGGATCCAGGGAGACGACGGTGACCTCCTGCCAGGTCATGACCGGCTTGTTCTTGCGATCGACGACGGGGACGTCGTAGGTCTTGTCATCGCTGTAGAGCAGTCGTCCGCCGACGGTGAGTTTCGGGTGGATGAGCTGCGGGTTCCACCGCACGGCCCCATCGGATTCGGTGACGGAGGTGGTGTATTCGACGGTCCGGTTGTGCGGCAGCAGCCACTTCCACGACAGCTGGTTGTCGTCGTCCCCCGCCACGCCGACTTCGACCTTCGCGTCGCCCATGCCGTCGAAGGTGTCGGTGAAGGCCTTCTTCGCCGCAGTCGGATCGGAGGTGAGCTCCGCTGCCGCACCGGCGTCCTTGCTCGTCAAGACGTCGGCCAGGCGCTGCGCGGGCGACGGGTCGGAACCACAAGCGACGGCGACCGCCGCGATCAGGACCAATACAACGGCAAGAACGAGACGGCGCATGTCCTCCAGTCAAGCGATCACCCGTCGACCGGGCAACCTCCCCGGTAGCGTGTTGCCATGGCACGGATCGAGAACGCTGCGGACGACGACGTCGCGACCTGGCTGTCCCACTCTCCGACCTTGGCCGCGGGCCTCGGCGCGTACACGGACGCG is part of the Gordonia phthalatica genome and harbors:
- a CDS encoding alpha/beta hydrolase family protein, whose amino-acid sequence is MSRTKKLTLAAVGVIVALGLGTAAWVLAVHDFGLHQERVTIEGPRGELSAVLDTPAKRDGPFGLIVVVHDAGPAQARTDRDKPLWNAYAKAGFAILSWDKPGVDGASGNWLDQSMHDRAAEVEAAISWAYTRPDLDTTRLGVWGIGEAGWVVPQVLAARNDIGFAVLVGPAINWLRQDEFALRADLAARQAKPAEAAVELDRRARRVALLKDGADYRRYVASRIDPTPMSAAQWGFAARNFRADATASLSRISVPLLLVLGGEDRYADVNETEAVYRRKVQPSVLTIKRFSEATHAITRKGIEYRSDFRVSAREIFAPSTVYAPGYLDALRIFAQRNTK
- a CDS encoding FAD-binding oxidoreductase; protein product: MELPIRTRSISGWSRTNTTAASVLSTPDVDVIARAVRESDGRGVIARGLGRSYNESAQNSGGLTVDMTPLQRVHSVDADELVADVDAGVSLDALMRMILPLGLWLPVLPGTRQVTIGGAIAHDIHGKSHHSTGSFGNQVLGLRLLTADGRIRELTPDGDAQDPGGELFWATVGGMGLTGIVLRARLRLQRTETAYFLADGVVTGGLRETIDLHRDEWNADADYSAGWFDAVSGGDTLGRGYFTRGRLATRDELPARLRRHPLKFDAPQYLTVPDVFPSGLGNRLTFGLMSKGYFRTGSTFDGKILNISQFLHPLDFMGEWNRFYGPNGFLQYQFVLPHESLDEFAPILRTVKESGHASFVNVLKMFGDGNRAPLSFPMPGVTATFDFAIGPDLHRLTTRLDRMVLDAGGRLYSAKDSVTSAETFHTMYPRIDEWRRVRRAVDPDGVFVSDMARRLDLV
- a CDS encoding TIGR04222 domain-containing membrane protein translates to MTRLYVAVLLIVCATFAWRQFLLWRKRVPSPGRDLTPTEVGCLYGHRYAVAVALLWLDESADEHGHRSAEAVGGDAYTAYVAQRGRVLTSPTVEAVSAATHDHLGQMTDYLIGRDLLASKHDRRLVLAPLGAVLVLLAVVAILILVDGGGVDVIVPLVLMVGVLLAAGVLRARFGRTRAGDDYLRTMAQKYPAGSVTTARDRAYAVAVHGPAVLATKAHDRGEWHRSAVEALSTDDYRRQSVGAR
- a CDS encoding penicillin-binding transpeptidase domain-containing protein, with the translated sequence MRRLVLAVVLVLIAAVAVACGSDPSPAQRLADVLTSKDAGAAAELTSDPTAAKKAFTDTFDGMGDAKVEVGVAGDDDNQLSWKWLLPHNRTVEYTTSVTESDGAVRWNPQLIHPKLTVGGRLLYSDDKTYDVPVVDRKNKPVMTWQEVTVVSLDPSRADSAGELATRLKPVAPSITSASIRADLAKAKTPVTVVSLRAADAKKVGRLDRIAGVTTRTEGRLLTATKDLNSPVVSGLEEKWRASIDDAAGATVLLVDAKGKPTGQVRTFDGRTPTPVETTLDVALMRAAAAAVTKEKRPTMLVAIRPSTGGILAVAQNAAADKQGPVALTGLYPPGSTFKTITTAAALRAGIVKPDSMLKCPGRQRFGDRVIPNEDEFDLGTVPLHTAFARSCNTTMAGLSTKLGDTALTDTARMFGLGVDYTIPGLTTITGSVPAAKNDAQKVESGIGQGAVTASPFGMAMVEASLAARRTVTPTLIQGLGTGENTKPQDVPPNVADALRSMMRETVTAGTATALRDIAGLGGKTGTAEFGDNKHAHGWFTGIIGDVAFATLVVGGDSSAPAVQVSGDFLRSAGRDLP